A portion of the Corynebacterium occultum genome contains these proteins:
- the manA gene encoding mannose-6-phosphate isomerase, class I — MHLLTGKIRAYPWGSRSLIAGLRGKKVPSESPEAELWFGAHPANPSTVGDKDLTEIIAEDPRAALGDRVCAEYGPTLPFLMKLLAADEPLSLQAHPSVEQAREGYARENEEGVPLNAPHRDYKDVNHKPELIVALTNFDAMAGFRPLDRTLELFRELNCPALDRYASMLVDDPAEEESNLRALFTTWITIPAKVRGEVINSLMASIEPHRERTDWIGLTLRNVFDLNERYPGDVGVLGALLLNHIHLIPGEAIYLGAGQLHAYIRGMGVEIMANSDNVLRGGLTSKYVDVPELVRVLKFNSLADPVVVPEGGTYTVPAEEFKLTRVAAAEDYLIDHDGPAIVLCTNGRLQLGGTSEVDVLELNPGEAAWIPASDPAITVSGGGELFLARG; from the coding sequence ATGCACCTGCTCACCGGTAAGATCCGCGCCTACCCCTGGGGTTCGCGTTCCCTGATCGCCGGACTGCGGGGCAAGAAGGTCCCCAGTGAAAGCCCCGAGGCAGAACTCTGGTTCGGGGCCCACCCGGCCAATCCCTCCACCGTGGGGGATAAGGATCTCACCGAGATCATCGCCGAGGATCCCAGGGCCGCACTGGGAGATCGGGTGTGTGCGGAATACGGCCCCACCCTGCCCTTCCTGATGAAGCTGCTGGCCGCCGATGAGCCGCTCTCCCTGCAGGCCCACCCCTCTGTCGAGCAGGCCCGAGAAGGTTATGCCCGGGAGAATGAGGAAGGGGTGCCACTGAATGCCCCGCACCGGGATTACAAGGACGTCAACCACAAGCCGGAGCTGATCGTCGCGCTCACCAACTTTGATGCGATGGCCGGTTTTCGTCCGCTGGATCGCACCCTCGAGCTGTTCCGGGAACTGAACTGCCCGGCCCTGGACCGCTACGCCAGCATGCTGGTCGATGATCCGGCGGAAGAGGAATCCAACCTCAGGGCGCTGTTCACCACCTGGATCACCATTCCGGCCAAGGTTCGGGGCGAAGTGATCAACTCCCTCATGGCGTCGATCGAGCCGCACCGGGAGCGCACTGACTGGATCGGGTTGACGCTGCGTAATGTCTTCGACCTCAATGAGCGCTATCCCGGTGATGTGGGGGTGCTCGGTGCCCTGCTGCTCAACCACATCCACCTGATTCCGGGGGAGGCGATCTACCTGGGGGCGGGGCAGTTGCACGCCTATATCCGGGGCATGGGCGTGGAGATCATGGCGAACTCAGACAATGTGCTGCGGGGTGGATTGACCTCGAAGTACGTGGATGTCCCCGAGCTGGTGAGGGTGCTCAAGTTCAACTCCCTGGCGGACCCCGTGGTGGTCCCGGAGGGCGGAACCTACACCGTCCCGGCGGAGGAGTTCAAGCTGACCCGGGTGGCGGCCGCGGAGGACTATCTCATTGACCATGATGGGCCGGCGATTGTGCTGTGCACCAATGGCAGACTGCAGCTGGGTGGAACCTCGGAGGTGGACGTGTTGGAGCTGAACCCCGGTGAGGCTGCCTGGATCCCGGCCAGTGACCCCGCCATCACCGTCAGCGGTGGGGGAGAGCTCTTCCTCGCCCGGGGTTAG
- a CDS encoding metallopeptidase family protein, which produces MHTRTFRNRHGRGLRGPILPPEAPRQRSRRQHFDVAVLEAYAPIQQAFGEELLGLDLAVDTIPRMRLRADMTVLPDEIIADGPVPLGRVIPAGVDPSGNPTRARIVIFRMPVEQRTTTVMERQELLATILTALVANYLNLDPRDVDPRFQW; this is translated from the coding sequence ATGCACACCAGGACCTTCCGCAACCGCCACGGGAGGGGTCTGCGGGGTCCGATACTTCCCCCTGAGGCCCCGCGGCAACGCAGCCGCCGTCAGCATTTCGACGTGGCGGTGCTGGAGGCCTATGCACCCATCCAGCAGGCTTTCGGGGAGGAGCTCCTCGGCCTGGACCTGGCGGTGGACACCATCCCCCGGATGCGGCTGCGGGCCGATATGACGGTGCTGCCGGATGAAATCATCGCCGATGGCCCGGTTCCCCTGGGCAGGGTGATTCCGGCGGGGGTGGACCCTTCCGGAAACCCGACCCGCGCCAGGATCGTCATCTTCCGGATGCCGGTGGAGCAGCGCACCACCACCGTGATGGAACGCCAGGAACTCCTGGCCACCATCCTCACCGCCCTGGTGGCGAATTACCTGAACCTGGACCCCCGGGATGTGGATCCCCGCTTCCAGTGGTGA
- a CDS encoding phosphomannomutase/phosphoglucomutase: MSVGRSRESVTSVIKAYDVRGVVGEDIDTDFIREIGASFARLLRMEGETAVAVGHDMRESSPTLASAFADGVTAQGLNVVMLGLTSTDELYYASGRRDCAGAMFTASHNPAKYNGIKLCRSGARPVGQDTGLKFIIDDLVAGTIPEYDGPHGVVSRKDVLEDYAKYLRELVDLREIRPLKVAVDAANGMGGLTVPAVFEGLPLEIEPLYFELDGTFPNHEANPLEPANLVDLQNFVKETGADIGLAFDGDADRCFVVDEKGDPVSPSAICGIIAERALQENPGATVIHNLITSKAVPEIIAEQGGTAVRTRVGHSFIKSRMAETGAIFGGEHSAHYYFTEFFNADSGLLAAMHVLAALGSQERPLSEMMSSYSRYEASGEINSTVVDQAASTEAVLEAFAERIESVDRLDGVTVELKDTPAWFNVRASNTEPLLRLNVEAPTRGEVDALLAEILGIIRA; encoded by the coding sequence ATGTCTGTTGGCAGAAGTCGGGAATCCGTCACCTCGGTGATCAAGGCCTATGACGTCCGGGGAGTTGTCGGGGAAGACATCGACACCGACTTCATCCGCGAGATCGGGGCCTCCTTCGCCCGGCTGCTCCGCATGGAGGGGGAGACCGCGGTGGCCGTGGGCCACGACATGCGTGAATCCTCCCCGACGCTGGCCTCCGCCTTCGCTGATGGTGTGACCGCCCAGGGCCTGAACGTGGTCATGCTCGGCCTGACCTCCACCGATGAGCTCTACTACGCCTCCGGTCGCCGGGATTGCGCTGGCGCCATGTTCACCGCCAGCCACAACCCGGCCAAGTACAACGGCATCAAGCTCTGCCGCTCGGGGGCCCGGCCTGTCGGCCAGGACACCGGCCTGAAGTTCATCATCGATGACCTGGTTGCCGGAACCATCCCCGAATACGATGGCCCGCATGGCGTGGTCTCCCGCAAGGATGTCCTCGAAGATTATGCCAAGTACCTGCGCGAACTGGTCGATCTGCGGGAGATCCGCCCCCTGAAGGTGGCCGTGGACGCCGCCAACGGCATGGGTGGACTCACCGTCCCGGCCGTGTTCGAGGGGCTGCCCCTGGAGATTGAGCCGCTCTACTTCGAACTCGACGGCACCTTCCCCAACCACGAAGCCAACCCCCTGGAGCCGGCCAACCTGGTGGATCTGCAGAACTTCGTCAAGGAGACCGGCGCCGACATCGGCCTGGCCTTTGATGGCGATGCGGACCGCTGCTTCGTCGTCGATGAGAAGGGCGACCCGGTCAGTCCCTCCGCCATCTGCGGCATCATCGCTGAACGCGCCCTGCAGGAGAACCCCGGTGCCACCGTCATCCACAACCTGATCACCTCCAAGGCGGTGCCGGAGATCATCGCGGAACAGGGTGGCACCGCCGTCCGCACCCGGGTGGGGCATTCCTTCATCAAGTCCCGCATGGCAGAGACCGGCGCCATCTTCGGTGGGGAACACTCCGCCCACTACTACTTCACCGAATTCTTCAACGCCGACTCCGGCCTCCTGGCGGCCATGCATGTCCTGGCGGCACTGGGATCCCAGGAACGTCCCCTCTCGGAGATGATGTCCTCCTACAGCCGTTATGAAGCCTCCGGGGAGATCAACTCCACCGTGGTCGACCAGGCGGCCAGCACCGAAGCCGTTCTTGAGGCCTTCGCCGAGCGGATCGAATCCGTGGATCGCCTGGACGGGGTCACCGTGGAACTCAAGGACACTCCGGCCTGGTTCAATGTCCGCGCCTCCAACACTGAGCCCCTGCTGCGCCTGAATGTCGAGGCACCCACCAGGGGTGAAGTGGATGCGCTCCTCGCGGAGATCCTCGGGATCATCCGCGCCTGA
- a CDS encoding WhiB family transcriptional regulator: MANDAILRGRTVREMSIDELFGAVEQEWQDQALCAQTDPEAFFPEKGGSTREAKRICLACAVRDECLEYALEHDERFGIWGGLSDRERRRLKKQII; this comes from the coding sequence ATGGCTAATGACGCCATCCTTCGGGGCAGAACAGTGCGCGAGATGAGCATAGATGAGCTCTTCGGTGCTGTGGAGCAGGAATGGCAGGATCAGGCGCTCTGCGCGCAAACTGATCCGGAGGCCTTCTTTCCCGAGAAGGGCGGCTCCACCCGGGAAGCCAAGCGCATTTGTCTGGCCTGTGCCGTCCGTGATGAATGTCTGGAATATGCGCTCGAGCATGATGAGCGTTTCGGGATCTGGGGCGGGCTCTCCGACCGGGAGCGTCGCCGCCTGAAAAAGCAGATAATTTAG
- a CDS encoding DUF3499 domain-containing protein: protein MSRYRRCSRPGCGKPAVATLTYAYAESTAVVGPLAPAAEPHSWDLCANHAERITAPLGWEMLRVDHIEDDDDDDLTALANAVREAGRTTSGLSDDYREADPEVPQHPIYRPKRVEEHKTIRRGHLRLVQDDEG from the coding sequence GTGAGTCGATACCGTCGTTGTTCCCGCCCCGGTTGTGGTAAGCCCGCCGTGGCCACGTTGACCTACGCCTACGCCGAGTCCACCGCAGTGGTCGGGCCGCTGGCGCCCGCCGCTGAGCCGCACAGCTGGGACCTCTGCGCTAACCACGCAGAGCGCATCACCGCGCCCCTGGGCTGGGAGATGCTGCGCGTGGACCACATCGAGGACGACGATGATGATGACCTGACCGCGCTGGCCAATGCGGTGCGCGAAGCCGGCCGCACCACCAGTGGCCTGTCCGATGACTACCGCGAGGCAGACCCGGAGGTGCCCCAGCACCCCATTTACCGCCCGAAGCGCGTTGAAGAGCATAAAACCATTCGGCGTGGACACCTCCGTCTGGTGCAGGATGATGAAGGCTAA